A DNA window from Brassica napus cultivar Da-Ae chromosome C1, Da-Ae, whole genome shotgun sequence contains the following coding sequences:
- the LOC106434341 gene encoding uncharacterized protein LOC106434341 isoform X2 gives MTFLCNFVRRKLRTLLRTFSREDPDLQVKLGFTDTLLTLRNFRFDVPQLNQLLDGSSFSFEGFTVDYLFIRFSVWSGPAIQIEIRGVHVKLTARGTEEGSSGRMQASRETVANEIKKLLSSIDPEGCFLHEILGRMLDGTSHRSKLKTSFSNLALRHFRIQIHGINVQVCFPGLNDLGCVLEINELRSDSEDSGNLSLLRTSAAAVLFPLSRSSLTLSGHGFKIAYKRNNDTCDLCAFDSLVVLITLHNLQITDLIVRVPELSFSFRPTDLPVLMGLSKLSSKDGNSVRSGRYLWKVAARRSGLMISPHTSSFQNLVSAVILWMRYVNAYEYLLSLAGYSRKMPEKSSLWKVSENKRQFVAARRKWDMICDIEKELPAETIARARRVARYRTCLNSQNANDDYEETSLYGHFSFLCQITWGLAYIWRLISRAFWSIACFLSLKKLSTQELQTDGNNEDDSERVSLEFHAVVNLGRLSITFYPEKMISGSMSSKDSAEHLDSNVVILCLSVDEFLVMHTADCLNQWSSASCGKLKIESSSFIKTSRFMRSTKDPSTSTERNKKHMREDVKTILEMDPAQPILLSKTDNNNSNDRQEGILHLQNLLREMWSNWNIKCLKLDRSTFKVSDNPCVLVDTKSCLAYEDAGNQDFGIWKCGMLLGKFDIVLDYPSLFSMALLIWQTQQCQSLFVDGITGGVNPEMASSDEYGIYRRIIELSLHKVHPERQIQVGIIVGGPQVKLLVEKAEEVDCLTGQKDLLLFDIHDLEFVVWPTSKSDVMPMFQGPDSTRSDRPSLQELGLSDTWIPSSGKYVSQGRNSLSSHLGFSGFDCSFCKMAEKKWRQFFVLRPVTICFSSLREHVYSFSEAIIHFSTGLDVLVLGLTIVSKADDLSAYFQMLLSLVSGLSRGLSGSSSAGHSLGQGYLRSDAVHVEHEIEKTFCKTLFAVKASIKVRALDVIFDVPVTEKFEKPTELADSRIWSSVQEACAELSCEEQGFLVNLDFCELQSTLFRYRDNIWKSSGNFIIESSPVRSHDILFEACLSSCILSVCMDFSSRSARGVACRMADDSPGNAPTENEPTTNRVQAEREVDQLDSASDSALSNSTRWIHIDLALTNLLVARCSTKHVLVEIRRSSNFVTSVSIGRNFELVFCRVKGGLFVLEPEALIGLIHGFSAYLHFISSKMSVIQSSALDFEQVKADTGGSEVNIPSQQANRYLVEAFSIDVTQFALGFVCVDEYGGIREIVLEITLHSSLDSTGREQKFLCEVSRLSVLSKILESVERDINITQISSPAFSESSFISGAPLETSFQQRDVISSGDSTSVSGDFNGLRESSMNSNLEEEFHSRYKNYILEDLRVSASVKKREITGHQFSQAWEGGCSVLGFDITISLSELQMVLSMLSSFSALPGGENTPASLERPSFNSEPERSFESVVPDGAIVAIQDIHQHMFFTVEDRGDKCVVAGTLHYSLVGERALFRVTYHRHQGWNSSVLWFSLTSLYAKNSKGEPLRLNYHSRSDIVNVSGLYDNAPTLFQASVGESQNYKGDIDWETYRKLVKDSFYLVNKKGDSAVAFVDGVPEFVRKPGNPFKFKVFRESLATRNITSVVPPEINDSETQSVMNSSPPSITVTVDAVSLTIVHELSETRDRFPLFRGSINMSQLTLQILSCKVRVMSTSNVLVLYFDAQTNQWREFIHPVEVSAFYRSTFQTQDLENTIHKVPSHVYCRIGKLEVFVTELSLDMLLFMLGKLEVAGPFSVKTSVILSNCCKIENLSGLDLTCRFNEKQTATVGRKQTASIFLRHSMNHQSETPPVAAVQLSSGNFVTSSINVSLLEARTLAWRTRMVSLQDSRSHPGPFIVVDVKKGFEDGLSISVSPLTRIHNETSLPMEIRFQRSKQKKDVFASVPLKPGGSIDDSVAAFNAISLSGDLKKALTSLAVGNFSLSFRPKSLEKVSESEKSLASEWSEELEGGKAVRLTGIFDKLSYGVKRALAIKSVNVSLTTTYCSVTSENQSVHKVHFLIHSIGREVSIIRPDASSDVFGRRNACIALREQKEIFLLPTVQVSNFLSSEAAIFLTETDQLTSMEKHSIGKHATVQSGKTMDFYANPDMIYFRVTLTATQTNCKPVNSGQWVKKLQKQKNDAESLDVGLDFAGGKYFASLRLSLGKRGVLEAAVFTPYILKNDSDCTLFFYPPDQKPLSGEDLEKLDHIVPPEFGLYLPKKTEGSWFVRSRKVKVILADGHGATEAVLDLDALSGLTEISLGTKDDSGVRYITRFGLSVKSISSKMFVPSRIVTFVPRHLVTNESEETINIRQRYFQDDSVGIITIKSKQRAALRLQEETTLRKERHLFENFIRKHGSDNANPLTFIQFRLTKADWSWSGPLCITSIGCFFLKFRKQSAETGRGAIEFATVNVTEEGSTLAVRFQKPPNTPPPYRIENFLSASLTYYQKDSSEIEVLGPGNGADYAWDDMTLPHKLVVIVDGMIPLREVSLDKVRPWKPLFKATQHRSIASHLMLEKKAKDHKTAYEQLSSMPMVKVGYEVYADGLTRVIRICEVSKSHKGDSVFRSRSKVQFRITHLGIQILEKVKQNTEEKTVLSYSPILVARLDNFGLQSMFTDQQKFNQLCIEALNVDHKWVGAPFAAMLRQHHSDSSDGNGCLFKCVFVLASSGSSVTQVKHASIVLQPVNLNLDEETLMRVVPFWRSSLSTNTQSSQYYFDNFEIHPIKIIANFVPGSSYSSYNSAQETLRSLLHSVVKVPQIKNMVVELNGVLVTHALITVRELVLRCVKHYSWYAMRAIYIAKGSPLLPPAFASMFDDFASSSLDAFFDPSRGLVNVPGLTVGTFKLLSKFIDNKGLSGTRRYFGDLGKTLRTAGSNVVFAALTEISDSILRGAEMKGLDGLVSGFHHGVLKLAMEPSVIGTALMEGGPDRTIKLDRSPGIDELYIEGYLQAMLDTMYRQEYLRVKVIDDQVFLKNLPPSNSLIDEMIDRVKDFLESRGLLKGDPSSSRLRRRLHGDKEWKIGPTVMTLCEHLFVSFAIRMLRQQATKFISGRRPKKEEEAEASDTGPSTAIVPVLDDKEKKKMKFRWKAGIGQFVASGIVAYIDGRLCRQIPNPIARRIVSGFLLSFLDKSNDQ, from the exons ATGACGTTCCTTTGCAATTTCGTCCGACGGAAACTCCGTACTCTGTTGCGAACTTTTTCTCGGGAAGATCCTGATCTCCAGGTCAAATTAGGTTTTACTGATACTCTCCTCACGTTAAGGAACTTCCGATTCGATGTCCCTCAGCTTAATCAGCTCCTCGATGGATCTAGTTTCTCATTCGAAGGCTTTACCGTCGACTACCTGTTTATTCGCTTCTCCGTGTGGTCAGGTCCGGCAATTCAGATCGAAATTCGCGGTGTACATGTCAAATTGACGGCTAG AGGGACGGAGGAAGGAAGCTCAGGTAGGATGCAAGCGTCACGTGAGACTGTAGCGAATGAGATAAAGAAACTTCTGTCGTCTATTGATCCCGAG GGATGCTTCTTACATGAAATCTTGGGAAGAATGCTGGACGGCACTTCTCATAGAAGTAAGCTGAAGACTTCTTTCTCGAATCTTGCTCTCAGGCACTTCCGTATTCAGATACATGGTATTAATGTTCAAGTCTGTTTCCCGGGTTTGAATGACTTGGGTTGTGTTCTTGAAATCAACGAGCTGAGGAGTGATTCTGAGGATTCTGGGAACCTTAGTTTATTGAGGACTTCAGCTGCTGCAGTTTTATTCCCTTTGAGCCGTAGTTCCTTGACACTGAGTGGCCACGGTTTCAAGATTGCATACAAGCGGAACAATGATACCTGTGACCTTTGTGCATTTGACAGTCTTGTTGTTCTGATTACGCTGCATAATCTTCAAATTACTGATCTGATCGTCCGTGTTCCAGAGTTAAGCTTCTCGTTTAGACCCACCGATCTTCCGGTTTTAATGGGATTGTCGAAGTTATCATCCAAAGATGGCAATTCTGTCAGAAGTGGGCGTTATCTTTGGAAAGTAGCTGCTCGCAGAAGTGGCTTGATGATCTCGCCTCACACTAGCTCGTTCCAGAATTTAGTTAGTGCTGTTATCCTCTGGATGCGATACGTGAATGCTTATGAGTATTTGTTATCTTTAGCTGGGTACTCTAGGAAAATGCCAGAAAAATCATCACTCTGGAAAGTTTCAGAAAACAAAAGGCAGTTTGTGGCTGCAAGACGTAAATGGGATATGATATGTGATATTGAGAAAGAGCTCCCTGCTGAAACAATCGCACGGGCGCGGAGAGTAGCCCGATACAGAACTTGCCTGAATTCTCAGAATGCTAATGATGATTATGAAGAAACTTCCTTATATGGCCACTTCAGTTTTTTGTGTCAGATCACCTGGGGTTTAGCTTATATCTGGAGACTTATTAGTAGAGCATTCTGGTCTATAGCCTGCTTTCTCTCGTTAAAGAAATTGTCGACCCAAGAACTACAAACTGATGGGAACAACGAAGATGATTCCGAGCGGGTATCTCTTGAGtttcatgcagttgtcaatctTGGGAGACTTTCTATCACATTTTATCCAGAGAAAATGATTTCAGGTTCGATGTCATCAAAAGATAGTGCTGAACACTTGGACTCAAATGTTGTCATTCTTTGCCTTTCAGTTGATGAGTTTTTGGTAATGCATACTGCTGACTGTCTTAATCAGTGGTCGTCTGCTTCCTGTGGGAAACTGAAGATTGAGTCTTCTAGTTTTATAAAAACCAGTCGTTTCATGAGATCTACAAAAGATCCCAGTACTTCTACGGAAAGAAATAAGAAGCATATGCGTGAAGATGTGAAAACTATCCTAGAGATGGACCCAGCACAGCCAATCCTACTTTCCAAAACAGATAACAATAATAGCAATGATCGACAGGAAGGCATTCTGCATCTGCAAAATCTTCTGAGAGAAATGTGGTCGAACTGGAACATCAAATGCTTGAAGTTGGATAGAAGTACTTTCAAAGTTTCTGATAACCCTTGTGTACTCGTTGATACTAAAAGCTGCTTGGCATATGAGGATGCTGGTAACCAAGATTTTGGAATCTGGAAATGCGGCATGTTGCTGGGGAAGTTCGATATTGTTTTAGATTATCCATCGTTGTTTTCAATGGCTCTGCTAATTTGGCAGACACAACAGTGTCAAAGCTTATTTGTAGACGGAATTACTGGTGGTGTTAATCCTGAAATGGCTAGTTCTGACGAATATGGGATCTATAGAAGAATTATTGAACTGTCTTTGCATAAAGTTCATCCAGAGAGACAGATTCAGGTTGGCATAATTGTTGGTGGTCCACAGGTCAAATTGCTGGTGGAGAAGGCTGAAGAAGTGGATTGTTTAACTGGGCAGAAAGATCTTCTTTTATTTGATATCCATGATCTTGAGTTTGTGGTCTGGCCGACTTCAAAATCTGACGTGATGCCGATGTTTCAAGGGCCTGACAGCACAAGATCAGATAGGCCTTCGCTTCAGGAGCTGGGGCTAAGTGATACTTGGATTCCAAGTTCTGGAAAATATGTTTCTCAGGGACGGAATTCTCTGTCCTCACACCTAGGGTTTTCtggttttgattgttctttctgCAAAATGgcagagaagaagtggagacaATTTTTTGTATTGAGACCCGTAACTATCTGCTTTTCATCCTTAAG AGAGCATGTTTATTCCTTTAGCGAAGCTATTATCCATTTCTCAACTGGTTTGGATGTGTTGGTGCTGGGACTGACTATTGTATCAAAAGCAGATGACCTAAGTGCTTACTTTCAG ATGCTTCTGAGCTTAGTTTCTGGGCTATCCCGTGGTTTGAGCGGCTCTAGCTCTGCGGGTCATTCACTGGGACAAGGGTATCTCAGGTCTGACGCAGTGCATGTGGAACATGAGATCGAGAAGACTTTTTGCAAAACTCTTTTTGCAGTGAAAGCGAGCATTAAGGTGAGGGCTCTAGATGTGATATTTGATGTTCCTGTAACAGAAAAATTTGAGAAGCCAACGGAGCTAGCAGATTCGAGAATCTGGTCTTCTGTCCAGGAAGCATGCGCTGAACTATCTTGTGAAGAACAGGGGTTTTTGGTCAATCTTGATTTTTGTGAGCTCCAATCTACACTCTTCAGATATAGGGATAATATATGGAAGAGTTCTGGCAACTTTATCATAGAATCTTCACCTGTCAGGTCACATGATATCTTGTTTGAAGCATGTCTTTCTAGCTGCATATTGAGTGTGTGTATGGATTTCTCAAGCCGATCAGCTCGAGGGGTCGCCTGTCGTATGGCTGATGATTCTCCAGGAAACGCACCAACAGAAAATGAACCTACTACAAATAGAGTTCAGGCTGAAAGAGAAGTGGACCAGTTGGATTCTGCTTCAGACTCTGCACTGTCCAATTCAACCCGTTGGATACACATCGATTTAGCATTGACTAACTTACTTGTGGCGAGGTGCTCAACAAAACATGTCTTGGTTGAAATTCGTCGGTCAAGTAACTTCGTAACATCGGTCTCTATTGGGAGAAATTTTGAGTTAGTTTTCTGTAGAGTCAAG GGTGGTCTTTTTGTCCTTGAACCAGAGGCCTTGATAGGGTTAATTCATGGTTTTTCCGCGTACCTTCATTTCATTTCAAGTAAGATGTCAGTGATTCAATCTTCTGCACTAGATTTTGAGCAAGTAAAAGCTGATACAGGGGGCAGTGAAGTTAATATTCCTTCTCAACAAGCAAATCGGTACCTCGTGGAGGCGTTTTCTATAGATGTCACCCAGTTTGCTCTGGGTTTTGTCTGTGTTGATGAATATG GAGGTATAAGGGAAATTGTTCTGGAGATCACTCTGCACAGTTCCCTTGATTCAACAGGCAGAGAACAAAAGTTTCTTTGTGAAGTTTCTCGCCTGTCAGTTCTTTCTAAGATTCTTGAGAGCGTGGAAAGGGACATAAATATTACACAAATTTCTTCTCCAGCATTTAGTGAATCTTCTTTTATATCTGGTGCTCCTCTTGAAACATCATTTCAGCAAAGGGATGTAATCAGTTCAGGTGATAGCACAAGTGTTTCAGGAGATTTTAATGGTCTAAGAGAATCTTCTATGAACAGCAATTTAGAGGAAGAGTTTCACTCTCGgtataaaaactatattttggaAGACCTACGTGTCTCTGCATCTGTTAAGAAGCGAGAAATTACCGGTCACCAGTTTAGCCAGGCCTGGGAAGGCGGTTGTTCTGTTCTAGGATTTGATATAACCATTTCTCTGTCAGAATTGCAG ATGGTCCTTTCAATGCTTTCATCCTTTTCTGCGTTACCTGGAGGAGAAAATACTCCAGCTTCTTTAGAAAGGCCTTCATTCAATAGTGAACCTGAAAGAAGTTTTGAGTCTGTAGTTCCTGATG gAGCGATTGTTGCTATTCAAGATATACACCAACATATGTTCTTCACAGTGGAAGATAGGGGTGACAAGTGTGTTGTGGCTGGTACCCTTCATTATTCTCTAGTCGGAGAAAGAGCTCTTTTCAGG GTCACCTACCACCGCCATCAAGGATGGAATTCATCCGTCTTATGGTTCTCCTTGACATCTTTGTATGCCAAAAACAGTAAAGGAGAGCCATTACGGTTAAACTATCATTCAAGGTCAGATATTGTTAACGTCTCCGGACTTTATGACAATGCACCAACACTCTTTCAGGCTTCTGTTGGTGAATCCCAAAATTATAAGGGTGACATCGACTGGGAGACATACCGTAAATTGGTGAAAGATTCATTTTACCTCGTCAACAAGAAGGGTGATTCAGCTGTTGCATTTGTCGATGGTGTTCCAGAATTTGTCCGGAAGCCAGGAAATCCATTCAAGTTTAAAGTGTTTCGTGAAAGTTTGGCGACTCGTAATATTACATCAGTGGTACCTCCTGAGATCAATGATTCTGAAACGCAATCTGTGATGAACTCTTCTCCCCCTTCTATTACCGTTACAGTTGACGCCGTATCTCTGACCATTGTTCATGAACTTTCAGAAACAAGGGACAGATTTCCCCTGTTTCGTGGTTCAATCAATATGTCTCAGCTAACTTTACAAATCCTATCTTGTAAAGTCAGGGTTATGAGCACATCAAACGTTTTAGTGCTGTATTTTGATGCTCAGACAAACCAATG GCGGGAATTTATACATCCAGTTGAAGTTAGTGCTTTCTACCGTTCAACTTTTCAGACCCAGGATCTTGAAAATACTATTCACAAAGTACCTAGCCATGTTTACTGCAGAATTGGAAAG TTGGAAGTCTTTGTAACCGAGCTGTCATTGGATATGCTCCTTTTTATGCTTGGGAAACTGGAGGTTGCTGGTCCATTTTCTGTGAAAACCTCCGTTATTCTTTCCAATTGTTGCAAG ATAGAAAACCTTTCTggccttgacctcacatgccgTTTCAATGAGAAACAGACTGCCACAGTTGGTAGAAAGCAAACTGCTTCGATTTTTCTGCG GCATTCAATGAACCATCAATCAGAAACTCCTCCAGTGGCTGCGGTCCAGCTATCTTCTGGAAATTTCGTAACTTCTTCTATCAACGTTTCTTTGTTAGAAGCCAGAACACTAGCCTGGAGAACTAGGATGGTATCACTCCAAG aTTCAAGGAGTCATCCTGGACCGTTTATTGTTGTTGATGTTAAGAAGGGATTTGAG GATGGTTTATCGATCTCAGTTTCTCCTTTGACAAGGATTCATAATGAAACTAGTCTTCCGATGGAGATACGTTTCCAACGATCTAAGCAGAAGAAAGATGTTTTTGCTTCTGTACCTCTGAAGCCTGGTGGTTCAATTGATGATTCAGTGGCAGCATTTAACGCCATAAGCTTATCGGGAGATCTGAAGAAGGCATTGACATCTTTAGCTGTTG GTAATTTTTCACTCTCGTTCAGACCTAAATCTCTGGAAAAAGTTTCTGAGAGTGAGAAGTCACTGGCAAGTGAATGGTCTGAAGAGCTAGAAGGAGGGAAGGCGGTACGCCTAACAGgaatttttgataaattaagTTATGGAGTTAAAAGGGCTTTAGCTATCAAATCAGTGAACGTCTCCTTGACTACTACATATTGCTCTGTCACATCTGAAAATCAGTCTGTCCACAAGGTGCATTTTCTGATCCACAGCATTGGGAGGGAAGTATCTATTATACGGCCTGATGCATCTTCTGATGTGTTTGGGAGACGGAATGCATGTATTGCATTGCGAGAGCAGAAGGAAATTTTTCTTTTGCCCACCGTGCAGGTGTCCAACTTCCTGTCCTCCGAAGCAGCCATTTTTTTGACAGAGACTG ATCAGTTAACGTCGATGGAGAAGCACAGCATTGGCAAGCATGCGACAGTACAGAGCGGGAAAACAATGGATTTCTATGCTAATCCTGACATGATATACTTTAGAGTTACTCTCACTGCTACCCAAACGAACTGCAAACCAGTCAACAGTGGTCAGTGGGTTAAGAAGTTACAGAAACAGAAAAATGATGCAGAATCTTTGGATGTTGGTCTTGATTTTGCTGGTGGGAAATACTTTGCTTCCTTGAGATTGTCGTTAGGAAAAAGAGGCGTACTGGAG GCAGCCGTTTTCACGCCGTACATTCTTAAAAACGACTCAGATTGCACCTTGTTTTTCTACCCCCCTGATCAAAAGCCTCTATCCGG GGAAGATTTGGAGAAACTTGATCATATTGTACCCCCTGAGTTTGGATTGTATTTGCCCAAAAAGACAGAGGGGTCGTGGTTTGTAAG ATCTCGCAAGGTTAAGGTTATATTGGCTGATGGTCATGGGGCAACTGAAGCAGTGTTGGATTTGGATGCTTTATCAGGACTTACAGAAattagtttgggaacaaaagaTGACTCTGGAGTTCGATATATAACAAGGTTTGGGTTGTCAGTTAAATCAATCTCAAGTAAGATGTTTGTTCCATCGCGGATTGTGACTTTTGTTCCGAGACATCTTGTAACCAATGAATCGGAGGAGACCATCAACATCCGCCAACGCTATTTTCAG GATGACTCTGTAGGCATAATCACCATCAAAAGTAAGCAGAGAGCAGCCTTACGATTGCAGGAGGAAACTACACTGAGAAAAGAACGTCATCTGTTCGAAAATTTTATCAGAAAGCACGGAAGTGACAATGCTAATCCTTTGACATTCATTCAGTTCCGGTTGACCAAGGCAGATTGGAGTTGGTCAGGCCCACTATGCATCACATCAATTGGATGTTTTTTCCTCAAGTTCAGAAAGCAGTCAGCTGAAACAGGCAGAGGCGCAATTGAATTCGCAACTGTAAATGTTACTGAAGAAGGATCAACTCTTGCTGTGCGCTTCCAAAAACCACCAAATACCCCACCACCATATCGAATTGAGAATTTCTTGTCTGCATCTCTCACTTACTACCAAAAG GATTCATCAGAGATTGAAGTACTTGGACCCGGAAATGGTGCTGATTATGCATGGGATGATATGACCCTTCCTCACAAGCTTGTAGTTATAGTAGATG gcaTGATACCTCTGCGTGAAGTCAGCTTAGATAAGGTTCGTCCATGGAAACCCCTTTTCAAGGCAACTCAACACAGAAGCATAGCCTCCCACTTAATGTTGGAAAAGAAAGCCAAAGATCACAAAACGGCCTACGAGCAATTGAGTAGCATGCCGATGGTAAAGGTCGGATATGAAGTATATGCAGATGGTCTGACTCGAGTCATTCGCATTTGTGAAGTTTCAAAAAGCCATAAGGGAGACTCAGTATTCCGTTCACGTTCAAAAGTTCAATTCCGTATAACCCATTTAGGAATTCAGATACTTGAAAAAGTGAAGCAA AATACAGAGGAGAAAACTGTCCTGTCATATTCTCCGATCCTAGTGGCAAGGCTAGATAATTTTGGTCTACAATCCATGTTTACTGACCAACAGAAATTTAACCAACTATGTATAGAG GCTCTGAATGTTGATCACAAATGGGTAGGGGCACCCTTTGCAGCCATGCTTCGTCAGCATCATTCAGATTCCAGTGACGGAAATGGTTGTCTATTCAAATGTGTATTTGTTCTAGCATCGAGCGGATCCAGCGTCACACAAGTCAAGCACGCCTCAATAGTTTTGCAG CCAGTCAATTTGAACCTAGACGAAGAGACTTTGATGAGAGTTGTGCCATTTTGGAGATCGTCTCTCAGTACAAATACGCAAAGTAGTCAATATTATTTTGACAATTTTGAAATTCACCCAATAAAG ATAATTGCTAATTTTGTTCCTGGGAGTTCATACTCGAGCTATAATTCCGCTCAAGAAACTCTGAGGTCATTGCTGCATAGTGTTGTTAAG GTTCCACAGATAAAAAACATGGTTGTCGAGCTAAATGGTGTACTGGTCACTCATGCATTGATAACGGTTCGCGAGCTAGTTCTCCGATGTGTAAAACATTACTCATG GTATGCAATGAGAGCAATCTACATTGCAAAAGGCAGTCCATTACTTCCGCCAGCTTTCGCATCCATGTTTGATGATTTTGCATCTTCCTCTCTTGATGCCTTTTTTGATCCTTCTCGAGGCTTGGTGAACGTCCCTGGTTTGACAGTGG GCACCTTCAAACTCCTCAGCAAATTTATTGATAACAAAGGATTGTCAGGGACAAGACGTTACTTTGGTGATCTTGGGAAAACT CTAAGAACAGCAGGATCGAATGTCGTCTTCGCTGCTCTTACTGAAATCTCAGACTCTATTCTGAGGGGTGCAGAAATGAAAGGGCTTGATGGACTG GTTAGCGGTTTCCACCATGGAGTCCTAAAATTAGCGATGGAACCTTCGGTGATAGGAACAGCTTTGATGGAAGGTGGACCTGATAGAACAATCAAGCTTGATCGTAGTCCCGGTATTGATGAG TTATACATCGAAGGATACCTTCAAGCTATGCTGGATACAATGTATAGACAGGAGTATCTCAGAGTCAAAGTCATTGATGATCAG GTTTTCCTGAAAAACCTGCCACCGAGCAACTCTCTGATAGATGAGATGATAGACCGAGTCAAAGATTTTCTGGAAAGCAGGGGTTTGCTCAAAGGAGATCCTTCAAGCTCTCGTCTTCGCCGCCGTCTCCATGGAGATAAG GAATGGAAGATCGGGCCAACAGTGATGACATTATGTGAACATCTCTTCGTAAGCTTTGCGATTCGCATGCTTAGACAGCAAGCCACTAAGTTCATATCCGGTCGTAGgccaaagaaagaagaagaagcagaggcTAGTGACACTGGTCCCAGTACTGCAATAGTACCGGTACTTGATgacaaagagaaaaagaagatgaagtttAGGTGGAAAGCTGGTATTGGTCAGTTCGTAGCTTCAGGCATCGTAGCTTACATCGACGGACGTCTGTGTAGACAGATTCCTAATCCAATAGCTCGTCGGATTGTAAGTGGGTTTCTGTTAAGTTTTCTTGACAAAAGCAATGACCAATAA